A window of Epinephelus lanceolatus isolate andai-2023 chromosome 3, ASM4190304v1, whole genome shotgun sequence genomic DNA:
TGAcattttggtcacaaatttgatCAGATTAGTTTATTGGCTTATGAGCTCTTCTTCTTTTACAAGATGGTCtgtccacctgacaggtgtggcacatCAAGATGCTGAATAAAGAGCATCATAACTACACAGGTGctccttgggatggtcacaataaaaggatactgtaaaatgtttgatcatgacacaatgacacagatgtCACAAGTATTGAGGGAGTGTGTTATTGGCATGCTGTCTGCAGCTCTGTTGGTGAGGTTTAGTTTCCTCGTGTTTGGTCATGATTTTATCACATAAAAGTTCTACATGGCTCAACATGAACTGAAGACAGTACAACCTATTTCTGAATAAGAGGAGTCGAGAAGTGGGAGAGTAAGAGTACTCTGTACTACCAGCAGCCCAAAGGCATCATCAAGgtgtgtcagtgtttggttaACAGTACAGTGACTCCATGCTGGTTGTTCCTTTGTGTTGTGGTCCATCCAGTGGTCGCTCTGTGCCATAACACCAGGAAGTGGAagcttgttgctgttgttactgTAGTGCAACGAGCAACTGTCAACTCAGCACTGAGGTTGAAGTTTACTGCCTGAAGTTTAACTagatgcttttattgtgaagcagccacaggaaacacagtgtgtttgtcaggAAATACAACTTATGTATAAACCAGGCTTTTCTGTTCAGTGTTTAATGTTCAAGTCACTGCTTACTCAGGCCTTGTGTTCAACAACtagtttattttacagtttttatttcacaatCATATATTTACAGATTTCTGTGACTCATAAACCATCTCACCAGtatccaaaaacacattaaacttgtCCAAAGTCACCAGTAATTATCAAACCACTTCCCAGACAAAACATTCAAGtaaaaaaatctaaaagaaaaactttttcAAAGTCAAACTGCAGCCTGACATATTTGGCGTCTTTACAAACAGTGATTTCTTCTGTCAGTGAGAGTAAATGTCTGTGGGTTTAACACAGGTTTAAACAGATATTCTCCACATAAAGTTTGTGTCATGATGCAGAGTTGAAGAGATGAAAGTGTTAGATTAACATGCTGCCTGTGTGATGGGATACAAACTCAGCTTGGTTAATGGTAAAGGTCGCACATGGTAATCTTCCCTCCTCCCACACTCCGTTATAAAAGTGCAGCAACTTCAAGAGTGCTCCTTCACCTAGGTGCTTTAGCATAACATAGCATAGCTGATTTTCCCCTGGTGAGGTTGGTCTTGATTTGTTTATTGCTCTCTATATCTCTGCCAAAGTGAATGGTCCATCAATTACATCATCTGTTACTTCATTCCTGTTTAACACACCTGGACTCTGACTCATTGTCCTTTCCCTTCTTCTGACAGATTATCTGAACTTTGTATCTTTGCAAAAGATTTGGCTGTGATCCCTCCATCTCCAACTGACATACTGTTCTTTTCACCACTGCTTGTGTTTTCCTCTACTATTCATAGGAGAGTAACAGGAATGTCAGCTTTGGGTTTCTGTAACTCAGACAGCTGCCTTCAGAAACTAGAGTCCAGGAGGGGGTGTTGCACCAGTTAGCCAGGTAACTTCTAAAATAACATGCAACAACTTATTCAAGTATTTTTAATACATAGCAATAATCAATACTTCTGACCAATAGTGGTGAATGAGCGTGTAATACAGTAGAAAAGcaatgatgaaataaaaatgaaaaatcattTCTTTCCCCTAATGGTCCAaaaatgtttgtagtttcaAAAATTAACTACaggaaaaatggcaaaaaagtaattaaactAGCTGAGTCAATATGCAAATATCAATGTCGTCAAACTACCAGCAAGCTACtgcaaaatgtagttaaactactaGTTTGATTACATGTACTTTACTACTCCCCAACACTGGTGATTATTTTACTCTGACAGGAGAGATGATCAGAGGTGCAGAGTTTTTACCACCATCATTATTATCAGGACTGAAGTATGGgaagagtttctcagtgaaggAGCAGCCAGTAAAGGAGTAGATAAGAGCTGCAGCATCTACGTCATAAAAGGAGACCAGACCCTCCTCATAATCCACAAACACCCCCACCTTCTGAGGACGAGACTTCAGAGAGAGACGGACTAAAGGACCAGCAAGAGCAGCATATTCATTTCCATTTCTCAACCATATGGTCCAGTAACCATTCTGAGGTCTCAGTGTGATGTTTCCCTTCCTGTTGATCGACTCTCTGGCCACTCCTAAATCCCATTCAGTCTTTCCTTTAACTTGAACCTCAAAGTAAGATCTGCCTGAAGAGAAACTTCGTTTTCCTAAGACACAAGTACATTTAGAAAATCTCTTTGGGTTGTCTGGGAgatttttctttactttaacATGATGCACTTGTTTCCCATCATCAGACAGGATGAGATGAGGATATGCTGTATCAGGATCAAGAGTCACATCCACTGCATACTGCTGGACTCTCTTCAGCTCAGCTTCAAATAGcgtcttcatcttcatcttcatctgttGACTGAGTGTCTCCTCCAGCTGAGACACAGCTGTCCTCACAGTCCCCTCATATGATGGTGGACAGACACTGACCTCTGTCCAGTCCTTGGTGGGTGTTGGGTGGTGGGTGTTTAGAGACAGAACGCTCTGGAGAAGATggaggtggtcttcagagtgtgagagctgcttcaccTCAGTGCTTCTCTTCTTCAGCTCAGAGATTTCCTGTTCCAGCTCATTGATGAAGCCTTCAGCCTGTTTCTGTGtcgttttcttcttctctttaatGGTGCTGATGAGCTCATTCAGGCCTCTCTCAACAGACTCCTTCAGAgcagtgaagacctgaacaccttctgctatctctctgtctgcatcttTCTCACTGAGGTCGACTGAGTGTTTGATCTCATGAATCTTCAGTTGTCTCTTCTGGATCATCTGCTGAATATCAGCCTCTGTCTTCCCCAGCTCAGCCTTCTTTTCTTCATATCCTTCTTTCAGAGGAACAACATCATGTGTCTTGTGGTCTAAAACAGTGCAGAGCATGCAGACACATGTCTGGTCGGTCTTACAGAACAGCTCCAGAGGTTTATCGTGCTTCGTACACATCCTGTCTTCCAGGTTCTCCACAGGGTCGATCAGCTGATGTCTTTTCAGGCCTGACATTGTCAGATGAGGCTCCAGGTGAGTCTCACAGTAGGAGACCAGACACACCAGGCAGGACTTCAGGGCCTTCAGTTTGGTTCCAGTGCAGACGTGACAGGGAACTTCTCCTGGTTTGGCAGCTTGTTGCTCTGCCCTCTCTCTGATCTGATCCTCAGATGGCAGAGTGTTTGCAGCAGCCATATCTACACACATTGTGTGAAAAGAAAAGCACagacaaaatattttcactgcagaCCTCCACATTATTTGATGCACATGCAGGAAGTGGTAAGGTATCAGTGGAAGCTTACATTACATTAGTTTAtattagttgttgttttttatatcAGCTCACTGCTGTAAATGAACAGAACAGATCAGACCTAACCTGtctcccctctgtgtctctatTCAAGTTAAAGTGGACAGGATTGAGGGGgcttctttttttccaataaaagaaaatgcattgatttAACCATGCAAAAGAATTGAAAGGGCAGAAACTGCCAAACCTCAACAAAGAGCCACTGCTTCAAAATCAAATGCATTTATTAATCAGAGCACTATCATAAGAACTCAGCACTAGCAGAGATTTGAGGAGGCTATATTTTCAGTTTATGAAAAATGATCTGATCAAAATCAGCAGGAAGAGGGCAGCAGTAGAAACAGctgttctctctttttctgaaGGGTTCTGGCAGTCTATTAATCAATAACCTTAGCTTCCCTTCAACACTGCAAAAAATAGGCTACAACCCTCTTGTGATCGGTAGTGTTACTGTTGTCGCCATGGAGATAGTAGTTTTAAATCCCTGACGACTCTGACCTGCATTCAGCGTCTCTGTCCACAGGAGCAGCCAtctgtcagcagctgctcctgCAGAGCTGAGAGGACAGCGGCCGTTCAAACTGCCTTCACCAGCCTGACTGATAGCAGACATTTACTGAACCAAGATAGCTTTAATATCACCATGGAAAGAAATCGACTGTtttattgattcattgatttcaTTAACCAGTCCACCGTGGCGAGGGAGGGGAATCTGCAGCTTAGAGACAGATTGGGAGCAGATTGATCAATGAATATTTGGTCAGtaagttaaaaacacatactgCGGGATATTTGTGGGATTTCTGCTGTCTGTGCAGATTACACTTCACTTAATACCACACATATAGACTTGGACTAAAAAAACGCAGGGCGTGTCTGGTTACCATGGAGATGACTGAAACATTTGCTCTTTGATTTCTCTGAGTGACACCTGTCAATAGTGTCATGCAATGTGCCACAAAATCAGCCTGTAAGACCCTTCCTGGCACTGGCCCACTGGTCTTTCTctatcctgtgtgtgtgcacccactctcacacagacacatgtagacacacacgtagacacacacacagggccgTGCCTGACCAATTTGGCACCCTAGTCACGATATTTGCTGGCGCCCCCTTCTTGAAAAATTGTctcttttattaattattaaacaaatgttacattgcaataaagacacaaaataaaaggtaCTGCACACAAGAAACTTTTTTATACAACCTTCAGTTGCAGACAGTGCAACATGCATCATTGATTCTCAGTTCTAAGTCCAATAGAGGGTGAGAGAGAGTGGCACTGGCAGGCTGCACTGCACTGAAGTAGAGGGGACAGGAGAATGTGTAATCTTACCTGTGTCTCCACTGGCAGGCTGCGCTGAGGTAGAGGGGATCGGAGAATGTGATCTTATTTCTCCACTTAATTCTCCACTGGCAGTCTGTGTGTGGGAGGGACTGGGAGATGCACTTGAGGCAGAGGCTGCATCACTTGGTGCTGAGGTGGATGAGGTGGCTGCACTTACATTAGGCCCAGGATTTGCAGAGGTGGGGGATAAAGAGGAGATACGTATATTTGACAAACTGGGCTTTTACAATATATTAATCATTAATAGTTGTTGATTGTGAAACCATCACGGCATAACCATAATAGCACCTAACATTACAGCCTGCCTTGATCTACTGGcattttaaacacagcaaacagccaaaatataaaaaatgcaactgtaacatcacaaattgcacaaatctgaaaattggaaaacataaatatacagtatatgaatatATGCCTGGTTGGTAAACAGTGAGTGGTTTGTGCAGCAGCACActaacattaaacattaaaagaaaagttaGGCCAATATATTAAATCATGTTGCTTATTCATTCCATCAAACACTTTGAGTCTTTCTTTCCAACTTTCTCTAAGATGGGAGCAACATTAACTGACATTAACTCTAGCTGAATGCTGAAAGTGTTCCTAAAACAAGTGGCTAATGAAGTCGCAGTAACATTGACGTCACATAGCAGTAGCCTAACCGCTAATCATTAGCGGCTAATGAGCTGACGTTAGCTTGCAAGTGCTTAAGTAACTGTAACTTAGGTTGAGTtcagggtatgaaattaacaaaatattctgggggcaattttggcccccacggtctaaaaaatgggggcattttcaaaatgtttgggggccattaaaaaattgtaattatgttctaacaataagcacatgaaaagcaaaaccaactaagatagtgtcttcactcttcagtagaaaccattataaatgaaataaataatgggttacataaagttatggttgcaaaatatcactcagatttcctataattcaaccagtttaaatgtgatgatttaaccattaatctactgattgcagtactaatgtttcaccacattacagttacttttactgttaaaaaggccaaattactataaattccttagatgcaatcctggaagtaagttaatttaaaatttaacattcattctaccttaatttttcattaatttgtcattgtgtcgacacagatcacccaagaaatggttaattacttatggtacagcaaagccccctccccttctctgtcagattactctcacgtaatcagtgcaatctcgttgattatgtctggaaaatgagttgtagacgtggcggtaaattaatttaatgaaaataaaattatactttaatgtcagattgtaatactgttaaaaatataaatacatacagtTGTTTCGAAAAcctgggggcaattttggcccccggaacatggcttttgggggcattcttggataaattgcgggccaaatggcccgtggcccttgctaatttctgacactggtTGTGTTTCTACCATTTTAGATGAAGTGTTTCATCACATCATTACCTCGGTCTTGTTCACGTTTCTTCtcctcttattttcttttttttttaactgcgcCCCAGAGGGCTTTTGCCTCTTCATGATGGCATTAGCATGGCAGGAGGCACCTGACTGTCAGTTTGTCACTCAGCAGCATCACATTACAGAAGACGGCAGGTagcggggggaggggggagggaccGTGGCGAAATTGGTGCTGCCTGCCAGAGAGAGGCAGAAGGATGCCAGGCAGGCAGCAGAAGAAATTTAAATTagaaatattatttcattattatttaaagacGTATGGCtatatgtactgttgttgttttgtagtgtATTGTCTAATTTTTCGAATAGAATGGGGAAGAAaacgaaagaaagaaaaaaacacctcaCTCTCTGGCGCCCCCTGGCATGCTGGTGCCTCTAGCATTTGCCTAACCTGCCCTATGGGCAGCACggccctgcacacacacacacacacacacacacacacacacacacacacacacacacatatactttTTGCACCGTCACTTCTGAAATGAATCAGGCGTGAACAATACAGGTTGAAAATACAGATAGAGTCTCACTGACCTCGTggtcctgagctggtgtctGACAGACTCTGCACCAGATCATTCCTGTTGATCTTCTCTAAGACCTTCTTGGTCACATTCAGAGCTCCATCCAGTGTATAGCTGCTCGCCATCACATTCACTGTGTCCCGCCTTTCTGCTTCCTCCAGTTTGGACACTTTGATGGCTTGGTAGCCTTCCAGGATGTCAGGCTGCTCCAGGTGCCATTTGAAGTTCTTAAAGTCATCTTCTGTCAGATCCTCCAGAGCGTTCAAAAGGTCCTCTGTCGTCATCGTGGCCTCCTGCTAAAATCAGACAGTAGGAAGGAAAAGTGTAACACAGATGTATCGGAGCAGCAACAGgggttctgattggctgacacgGGAGCTGTGTTGGTGTGATTTGTGTGCAGAGTCTGGACAGTCAGAGAGTCACAGTCATCTTTGTGTTAGACCAGGGAGATACTTCCTTTTAACCACGTGTTCATGTAGACAACCTGCTGCATCAAAGGacctgtgtactgtgtgtgttactAGAGGATTAACACAACAAAGATGTGGTATTACTGTAACTGTGTATAATTTTGTGAAATAGTTTGATTTGGAATGACGTGTCTTTAAAGGGAGTAAAGGGGGTACGACGTTGTTGACAGGCTATCACACAAAGTGAACTGCTACCTCAAATAAAATTACAGGTTTCTCAGTATAGTTGGAAACATTCTGGACAGTGTAAGTACACAACTCAACAAATATATAGAATAGCTTCAGACAACACGGACATGAAAATCTCACGTTACCTTGTTACCAATTATATCTCCAGAAACAGTAAATATGATCAGCTGTACTCACCAGTGTTCAGCAGACACTCTGCCGTGTTGTTGACAAAGACCTGATGAAGTCAGTTTAATGTTTTTTCTAAGAGACACAGGTCCGTCTCAACTGTCTGAACTCTACTGCGACACTTGTAAACCTTTAGATACGTTTAAGGAAGGTGACGCAGAAATGTTGTCTTTCCAGTTTCGCTCCACCTCTGACTGCAGCTCTGACGGTGAGGTTTGTTCTTCCTCATATTTAGACCTGAttttaaacacattatttttcctTGACTTAGCATGAATAGAAGCTAACCTGTGATCTAGTTACATGTTTTTAGTGGAAGCACTGAGCAGTGTAGGCACAATGTGAAAAGTGGAAGAGTAATGCCGGGTTCAGACTACATGATATCAGCCCGATTATAGCCCAATGTGGTGTCGTACGGTGTCTCAACTCTGCcactattgttttattttattcctttatatcctccattatgaagaaagaacattctttgctagcttgatgctaatggcagtactcagcgggttgataaagtgcctctgctgtttcctttttactctgtgtgctaacatccctacaggaaatatctaaaagcCTGGGCTGTTGCTGTCCTACAGTTtccacggcagcagatcgctctgtgttcctattggtcaaagtgacggctgtgacgggagaagaaaatcaaacatgctagactttctgtggGGAcgtcgtctactatgacacactacacaagatAAAGCAATGGATTATTGCGTACGACACTCATAgtctcagctgagagaatcccttcattttctaaaaaaggcttttattgtgaaacatttgcaggaacttcctgtggaagatttAGTGCgctacttcaaatgtagctccgccCATCTGGTGATGCTTTTTACGTTACTACAGTAACATTTCAGCTgagacatgaacagacacagtgactgatataatactaataataatgaagataggacaagaataatctgatgacatcacacagcatGAAAGACGCCCAGGTATGATTGGTCATGGACCAacatgtagtctgtcatgtctgtcagccaagtcacggcacgactTTATGACTCCACAGTCACCTAATGTGACATAATGACTGTTGGAACAGACAAAactgttgtgtagtgtgaacccagCATAAGAATACTCAATACTACTGGCAGCTCAAACAACTTCCTGGACGATTCTAAAAAGGCGTCATCAAGgtgtgtcagtgtttggttaACAGTACAGTGACTCCATGCTGGTTGTTCCTTTGTGTTGTGATCCATCCAGTGGTCGCTCTGTGCCATAACACCAGGAAGTGACAGTATAATGGAGACTTGTCAGCTGTCAGTGATTAAACAACTTCGACCAAAGTCATTTCAACTTTTGAAGGAATAGTTAAAccgcaaaaaaaaacacagcttgtTGTTTTCTCGGTGCATCAGCGGTGGATTTTAATGTAGTAAACCTGATCACGTGGCCTCTGACTGAGtgtggtgtttgtgttgtgtttgtgttgcagggAGGAGAAAGCAGAAGGCAGCCAAAGAGAGGGCAGGCCTGGCAAAGGTGAGCACCAACACCACACTGTGCCGTAACACTTCCTGAAATCAGCTGTCAGTTCACAACAAATCAGTGTGCGTTATGGTAAGGGGAAAAAACTGATGAAGTTGTAAAGTATAGTAAAATATTTCTCAGTgactcaaaaatgcaaaaacattttagtgaAATAACAGTTTATAACAGGCTGgaagagagttactgccccaggCAAAGGAGTTCAaatatctcggggtcttgttcacaagtgagggtagaatggagcgtgagatggatcagcggaCTGacgtggtgaagagagagctgagccagaaggaaAAGCTTTTGATCAATGGCCCATCTACCTCATGAGCTTCAGGTCATGACccaaagaatgagatcgcagatacaagtggctgaaatgagttgggctgggctcagccttaagggggatttatacttgtgtggcagACCCTACGCTGCCGCCTACGCACGTGGTAACACAAATGTATCGGAGCAGCAACAGgggttctgattggctgacacaGGAGCTGTGTTGGTGTGATTTGTGTGCAGAGTCTGGACAGTCAGAGAGTCAGAGCCATCTTTGTGTTAGACCAGGGAGATACTTCCTTTTAACCACGTGTTCATGTAGACAACCTGCTGCATCAAAGGacctgtgtactgtgtgtgttactAGAGGATTAACACAACAAAGATGTGGTATTACTGTAACTGTGTATAATTTTGTGAAATAGTTTGATTTGGAATGACGTGTCGTTAAAGGGAGTAAAGGGGGTACGACGTTGTTGACAGGCTATCACACAAAGTGAACTGCTACCTcaaataaaattacagatttctcAGTATAGTTGGAAACATTCTGGACAGTGTAAGTACACAACTCAACAAATATATAGAATAGCTTCAGACAACACGGACATGAAAATCTCACGTTACCTTGTTACCTATTATATCTCCAGAAACAGTAAATATGATCAGCTGTACTCACCAGTGTTCAGCAGACACTCTGCCGTGTTGTTGACAAAGACCTGATGAAGTCAGTTTAATGTTTTTTCTAAGAGACACAGGTCCGTCTCAACTGTCTGAACTCTACTGCGACACTTGTCAACCTTTAAGGAAGTTTAAGGAAGGTGACGCAGAAATGTTGTCTTTCCAGTTTCGCTCCACCTCTGACTGCAGCTCTGATGGTGAGGTTTGTTCTTCCTCATATTTAGACCtgattttaaacacattttttttctgctggcTCAAGGTAACACCTCCTTCACAGTCAGATTCATGGGATTTCAGTGGTTCTTGTGTCAGAGTCCTTCCTCTGGTCTGTGTGGAGTCTCTCAGTGCATCTTAACGTCTCGTGCTTGTGCTTCGCTCCACAGGAGACTATGAGAAAGGTGTGGTCCACCTGACCAACGCCATCGCGGTGTGCGGTCAGCCTCAGCAGCTGTTGCAGGTGCTGCAGCAGACTCTGCCTCCACCCGTCTTCCAGATGCTGCTCACCAAACTGCCCAGCATCAGCCAGGTGGGCCACACACTTCATTCTTTAGTCTTTACATGGTTCTCCGCTAGTCTTCATGTTCTCTCACACAGAAACAAGAACCACCAGAACAAACA
This region includes:
- the LOC144462525 gene encoding E3 ubiquitin-protein ligase TRIM21-like; this translates as MTTEDLLNALEDLTEDDFKNFKWHLEQPDILEGYQAIKVSKLEEAERRDTVNVMASSYTLDGALNVTKKVLEKINRNDLVQSLSDTSSGPRATSSTSAPSDAASASSASPSPSHTQTASGELSGEIRSHSPIPSTSAQPASGDTDMAAANTLPSEDQIRERAEQQAAKPGEVPCHVCTGTKLKALKSCLVCLVSYCETHLEPHLTMSGLKRHQLIDPVENLEDRMCTKHDKPLELFCKTDQTCVCMLCTVLDHKTHDVVPLKEGYEEKKAELGKTEADIQQMIQKRQLKIHEIKHSVDLSEKDADREIAEGVQVFTALKESVERGLNELISTIKEKKKTTQKQAEGFINELEQEISELKKRSTEVKQLSHSEDHLHLLQSVLSLNTHHPTPTKDWTEVSVCPPSYEGTVRTAVSQLEETLSQQMKMKMKTLFEAELKRVQQYAVDVTLDPDTAYPHLILSDDGKQVHHVKVKKNLPDNPKRFSKCTCVLGKRSFSSGRSYFEVQVKGKTEWDLGVARESINRKGNITLRPQNGYWTIWLRNGNEYAALAGPLVRLSLKSRPQKVGVFVDYEEGLVSFYDVDAAALIYSFTGCSFTEKLFPYFSPDNNDGGKNSAPLIISPVRVK